A DNA window from Vigna angularis cultivar LongXiaoDou No.4 chromosome 1, ASM1680809v1, whole genome shotgun sequence contains the following coding sequences:
- the LOC108347863 gene encoding potassium transporter 10 isoform X2 has product MSSRVDTDEDSDIKGSMWDLDQKLDQPMDEEAGRLKNMYREKKFSALLLLRLSFQSLGVVYGDLGTSPLYVFYNTFPNGVKDQEDVIGALSLIIYSLTLVPLLKYVFVVLRANDNGQGGTFALYSLLCRHAKIKTLPNQHRTDEELTTYSRSTFHERSFAAKTKRWLEEQESARSVILILVLVGTCMVIGDGILTPAISAVGGIKVNKPTMSSGVVVLVAVVILVGFFSMQHYGTDKVSWLFAPIVLLWFLLIGSIGIFNIWKYGSSVLKAFSPVYIYRYFRKGGKEGWTSLGGIMLSITGTEALFADLAHFPVSAVQLAFTLVVFPCLLLAYSGQAAYLMNNLSHSQDAFYRSIPDKIYWPVFIVATLAAIVASQATITATFSIIKQALALGCFPRVKVVYTSKKFLGQIYVPDINWILMVLCIAVTAGFENQNQIGNAYGTAVVIVMLVTTFLMILIMILVWRCHWILVLIFTSLSLIVECTYFSSVLFKVDQGGWVPLAIAGAFLIIMSVWHYGTVKRYEFEMHSKVSMAWILGLGPSLGLVRVPGIGLVYTELASGVPHIFSHFITNLPAIHSVVVFVCVKYLPVYTVPEEERFLVKRIGPKNFHIFRCVARYGYKDLHKKDDDFERKLFENLFTFVRLESMMEGCSDSDEYSLYGQQIEHPRDGLLHNNGSTVSSIMDLTMSSVDSIVPVRSPHDMNITVRSSGQTSNQTEVDELEFLNSCRDAGVVHILGNTVVRARRESRFYKKIAVDYIYAFLRKICRENSVIFNVPHESLLNVGQIFYV; this is encoded by the exons AAATTTTCTGCACTGTTGCTCCTGCGGCTTTCATTTCAGAGTCTTGGGGTAGTTTATGGAGACTTGGGCACTTCACCCTTGTATGTTTTCTACAATACATTTCCTAATGGTGTCAAAGATCAGGAGGATGTAATCGGAGCTCTTTCTTTGATTATTTACTCTCTTACCTTGGTACCACTCctcaaatatgtttttgttgtaTTAAGAGCCAATGACAATGGGCAAG GTGGAACATTTGCACTTTATTCCTTGCTTTGCCGACATGCAAAGATAAAAACCCTTCCTAACCAGCATCGAACTGATGAAGAGCTAACGACATATAGTCGGTCTACATTCCATGAAAGGTCCTTTGCTGCAAAAACGAAAAGATGGTTAGAGGAACAAGAATCTGCAAGGAGTGTCATTCTTATTCTTGTTCTTGTTGGCACCTGCATGGTTATTGGAGATGGGATTCTTACCCCAGCTATATCTG CTGTTGGTGGCATCAAGGTAAACAAGCCTACAATGAGTAGTG GTGTTGTAGTGCTGGTTGCTGTGGTAATATTAGTTGGGTTCTTCAGTATGCAACATTATGGGACCGATAAAGTTAGTTGGCTCTTTGCTCCAATTGTTCTTCTTTGGTTTCTCCTAATTGGAAGTATAGGTATTTTTAACATCTGGAAGTACGGAAGCAGTGTTCTAAAAGCTTTTTCTCCAGTATATATATATCGCTATTTTAGAAAAGGAGGAAAAGAAGGCTGGACTTCCCTTGGTGGGATCATGCTCAGCATAACAG GGACAGAAGCTCTTTTTGCTGACCTAGCCCATTTTCCGGTCTCAGCTGTACAGCTTGCATTTACTCTAGTTGTATTTCCTTGTCTTCTTTTAGCCTATTCTGGTCAAGCTGCTTATCTTATGAATAATTTGAGCCATTCTCAAGATGCTTTTTACCGTTCAATTCCAG ATAAAATATACTGGCCAGTATTTATTGTTGCAACATTGGCAGCCATAGTTGCAAGCCAGGCCACAATAACTGCaactttttcaattattaaGCAAGCCCTTGCTCTTGGATGTTTCCCTAGAGTAAAAGTTGTATATACATCAAAGAAATTCCTTGGCCAGATTTATGTTCCAGATATTAATTGGATCCTTATGGTTCTTTGCATAGCTGTCACTGCTGggtttgaaaatcaaaaccagATTGGAAATGCATATG GTACTGCAGTTGTGATAGTAATGCTAGTTACAACATTCCTTATGATTTTAATCATGATACTAGTGTGGCGCTGCCACTGGATTCTTGTCCTCATCTTCACTAGTTTATCATTGATTGTGGAATGCACCTACTTCTCCTCAGTCCTCTTCAAAGTTGATCAGGGTGGGTGGGTTCCACTTGCAATTGCTGGAGCATTTCTGATTATTATGTCTGTTTGGCATTACGGCACTGTGAAACGCTATGAGTTTGAAATGCATAGTAAGGTCTCAATGGCATGGATTCTGGGTCTTGGCCCAAGTTTAGGACTTGTCCGGGTTCCTGGAATTGGATTGGTCTACACAGAACTTGCAAGTGGAGTGCCCCACattttttctcatttcattACCAACCTTCCAGCCATTCATTCTGTTGTTGTTTTTGTATGCGTGAAGTACCTTCCTGTCTACACAGTCCCAGAAGAAGAGAGATTCCTTGTCAAGAGAATTGGACCTAAGAATTTCCACATCTTTCGATGCGTGGCACGGTATGGCTACAAAGACCTGCATAAGAAAGATGATGATTTTGAGAGAAAACTCTTTGAGAATCTGTTCACATTCGTTCGGCTCGAGTCTATGATGGAAGGATGTTCAGATTCAGATGAATACAGTTTGTATGGACAGCAAATAGAGCATCCAAGAGATGGCCTTTTGCATAACAATGGAAGCACAGTTTCTTCCATTATGGATTTAACAATGTCTTCAGTAGATTCAATAGTACCAGTTAGATCACCACATGACATGAATATTACTGTCAGGTCTTCTGGACAAACAAGCAACCAGACCGAAGTAGATGAACTTGAATTTTTGAATAGCTGCAGGGATGCTGGGGTGGTTCACATTCTAGGAAACACAGTTGTGAGGGCAAGGAGAGAATCAAGGTTCTACAAGAAAATAGCtgttgattatatatatgcatttcTTAGGAAGATATGCAGGGAAAATAGTGTGATCTTCAATGTTCCTCATGAGAGTCTCTTAAACGTTGGTCAAATTTTCTATGTATAG
- the LOC108347863 gene encoding potassium transporter 10 isoform X1, translating into MSSRVDTDEDSDIKGSMWDLDQKLDQPMDEEAGRLKNMYREKKFSALLLLRLSFQSLGVVYGDLGTSPLYVFYNTFPNGVKDQEDVIGALSLIIYSLTLVPLLKYVFVVLRANDNGQGGTFALYSLLCRHAKIKTLPNQHRTDEELTTYSRSTFHERSFAAKTKRWLEEQESARSVILILVLVGTCMVIGDGILTPAISVLSAVGGIKVNKPTMSSGVVVLVAVVILVGFFSMQHYGTDKVSWLFAPIVLLWFLLIGSIGIFNIWKYGSSVLKAFSPVYIYRYFRKGGKEGWTSLGGIMLSITGTEALFADLAHFPVSAVQLAFTLVVFPCLLLAYSGQAAYLMNNLSHSQDAFYRSIPDKIYWPVFIVATLAAIVASQATITATFSIIKQALALGCFPRVKVVYTSKKFLGQIYVPDINWILMVLCIAVTAGFENQNQIGNAYGTAVVIVMLVTTFLMILIMILVWRCHWILVLIFTSLSLIVECTYFSSVLFKVDQGGWVPLAIAGAFLIIMSVWHYGTVKRYEFEMHSKVSMAWILGLGPSLGLVRVPGIGLVYTELASGVPHIFSHFITNLPAIHSVVVFVCVKYLPVYTVPEEERFLVKRIGPKNFHIFRCVARYGYKDLHKKDDDFERKLFENLFTFVRLESMMEGCSDSDEYSLYGQQIEHPRDGLLHNNGSTVSSIMDLTMSSVDSIVPVRSPHDMNITVRSSGQTSNQTEVDELEFLNSCRDAGVVHILGNTVVRARRESRFYKKIAVDYIYAFLRKICRENSVIFNVPHESLLNVGQIFYV; encoded by the exons AAATTTTCTGCACTGTTGCTCCTGCGGCTTTCATTTCAGAGTCTTGGGGTAGTTTATGGAGACTTGGGCACTTCACCCTTGTATGTTTTCTACAATACATTTCCTAATGGTGTCAAAGATCAGGAGGATGTAATCGGAGCTCTTTCTTTGATTATTTACTCTCTTACCTTGGTACCACTCctcaaatatgtttttgttgtaTTAAGAGCCAATGACAATGGGCAAG GTGGAACATTTGCACTTTATTCCTTGCTTTGCCGACATGCAAAGATAAAAACCCTTCCTAACCAGCATCGAACTGATGAAGAGCTAACGACATATAGTCGGTCTACATTCCATGAAAGGTCCTTTGCTGCAAAAACGAAAAGATGGTTAGAGGAACAAGAATCTGCAAGGAGTGTCATTCTTATTCTTGTTCTTGTTGGCACCTGCATGGTTATTGGAGATGGGATTCTTACCCCAGCTATATCTG TTTTATCAGCTGTTGGTGGCATCAAGGTAAACAAGCCTACAATGAGTAGTG GTGTTGTAGTGCTGGTTGCTGTGGTAATATTAGTTGGGTTCTTCAGTATGCAACATTATGGGACCGATAAAGTTAGTTGGCTCTTTGCTCCAATTGTTCTTCTTTGGTTTCTCCTAATTGGAAGTATAGGTATTTTTAACATCTGGAAGTACGGAAGCAGTGTTCTAAAAGCTTTTTCTCCAGTATATATATATCGCTATTTTAGAAAAGGAGGAAAAGAAGGCTGGACTTCCCTTGGTGGGATCATGCTCAGCATAACAG GGACAGAAGCTCTTTTTGCTGACCTAGCCCATTTTCCGGTCTCAGCTGTACAGCTTGCATTTACTCTAGTTGTATTTCCTTGTCTTCTTTTAGCCTATTCTGGTCAAGCTGCTTATCTTATGAATAATTTGAGCCATTCTCAAGATGCTTTTTACCGTTCAATTCCAG ATAAAATATACTGGCCAGTATTTATTGTTGCAACATTGGCAGCCATAGTTGCAAGCCAGGCCACAATAACTGCaactttttcaattattaaGCAAGCCCTTGCTCTTGGATGTTTCCCTAGAGTAAAAGTTGTATATACATCAAAGAAATTCCTTGGCCAGATTTATGTTCCAGATATTAATTGGATCCTTATGGTTCTTTGCATAGCTGTCACTGCTGggtttgaaaatcaaaaccagATTGGAAATGCATATG GTACTGCAGTTGTGATAGTAATGCTAGTTACAACATTCCTTATGATTTTAATCATGATACTAGTGTGGCGCTGCCACTGGATTCTTGTCCTCATCTTCACTAGTTTATCATTGATTGTGGAATGCACCTACTTCTCCTCAGTCCTCTTCAAAGTTGATCAGGGTGGGTGGGTTCCACTTGCAATTGCTGGAGCATTTCTGATTATTATGTCTGTTTGGCATTACGGCACTGTGAAACGCTATGAGTTTGAAATGCATAGTAAGGTCTCAATGGCATGGATTCTGGGTCTTGGCCCAAGTTTAGGACTTGTCCGGGTTCCTGGAATTGGATTGGTCTACACAGAACTTGCAAGTGGAGTGCCCCACattttttctcatttcattACCAACCTTCCAGCCATTCATTCTGTTGTTGTTTTTGTATGCGTGAAGTACCTTCCTGTCTACACAGTCCCAGAAGAAGAGAGATTCCTTGTCAAGAGAATTGGACCTAAGAATTTCCACATCTTTCGATGCGTGGCACGGTATGGCTACAAAGACCTGCATAAGAAAGATGATGATTTTGAGAGAAAACTCTTTGAGAATCTGTTCACATTCGTTCGGCTCGAGTCTATGATGGAAGGATGTTCAGATTCAGATGAATACAGTTTGTATGGACAGCAAATAGAGCATCCAAGAGATGGCCTTTTGCATAACAATGGAAGCACAGTTTCTTCCATTATGGATTTAACAATGTCTTCAGTAGATTCAATAGTACCAGTTAGATCACCACATGACATGAATATTACTGTCAGGTCTTCTGGACAAACAAGCAACCAGACCGAAGTAGATGAACTTGAATTTTTGAATAGCTGCAGGGATGCTGGGGTGGTTCACATTCTAGGAAACACAGTTGTGAGGGCAAGGAGAGAATCAAGGTTCTACAAGAAAATAGCtgttgattatatatatgcatttcTTAGGAAGATATGCAGGGAAAATAGTGTGATCTTCAATGTTCCTCATGAGAGTCTCTTAAACGTTGGTCAAATTTTCTATGTATAG